A genomic window from Phycisphaerales bacterium includes:
- a CDS encoding DNA alkylation repair protein encodes MTKSEVLALLKEHQNERGIANWKSRPAEKTHGLKSFGIGLTQLRKLAKQIGRDHQLAQQLWKSDVYDAKVIALLIDDPKELTREQVEAQVEELHGGMLAHVFASCGATLAKTPFAFELACDWIDSPDVDRRRCGYGLLYELSKKNIKGMDDAFCLARIDHIERTIRDEDMWVREAMGTSLLGIGKRNRKLNQAALRAAKAVGPLDIDYGPDNSCEPIDLVKHLTSDYLRKKLES; translated from the coding sequence ATGACCAAGTCCGAAGTCCTCGCCCTGCTCAAAGAACATCAAAACGAGCGCGGCATCGCCAACTGGAAATCCAGGCCCGCCGAGAAGACCCACGGCCTCAAGAGCTTCGGCATCGGCCTCACCCAACTGCGCAAACTCGCCAAACAGATCGGCCGCGACCACCAGCTCGCCCAGCAACTCTGGAAAAGCGACGTCTACGACGCCAAGGTCATCGCCCTGCTCATCGATGATCCCAAAGAACTCACGCGCGAGCAGGTCGAAGCGCAGGTCGAAGAGTTGCACGGCGGCATGCTGGCCCACGTCTTCGCATCCTGCGGCGCCACGCTCGCCAAAACTCCCTTCGCTTTCGAACTCGCCTGCGACTGGATCGACAGCCCCGACGTGGACCGCCGCCGCTGCGGCTACGGCCTGCTCTACGAACTCTCCAAGAAGAACATCAAGGGCATGGATGACGCCTTCTGCCTCGCCCGCATCGACCACATCGAGCGCACGATCCGCGATGAGGACATGTGGGTGCGCGAGGCCATGGGCACGTCCCTGCTGGGCATCGGCAAGCGAAACAGGAAGCTCAACCAGGCCGCCCTCCGCGCCGCCAAAGCCGTCGGCCCGCTCGACATCGACTACGGCCCGGACAACTCCTGCGAACCCATCGACCTCGTCAAACACCTCACCAGCGACTACCTGCGCAAGAAATTGGAGAGCTAA